A single genomic interval of Drosophila virilis strain 15010-1051.87 chromosome 2, Dvir_AGI_RSII-ME, whole genome shotgun sequence harbors:
- the LOC6629853 gene encoding methionine synthase reductase yields MVGVEHINAPLVVDIDAHTLTEYVPAKPLESNLEVVFGSAEQGSLRARFEPCAQLNCGNTLKFPFARGAYKPTAVTIKDAQVLVAADAATETKRVVELTLDTAALGQWDYAPGDTVAILPSNAPQIVAQLLQRLNLSEQADSVCHLSLALNCAKKSAKVPGHIPATATPRELLTHCLSLHAVPQKQFLSALASCTSDSKERSFLASLSSKQGAAHYQTLILERGLCLLDLLELCTTCQPTLALLVEHLPRLLPRPYSIANSPLECSQQLRIIYSIRANKAGVTTSMLEAKRELHREKQQSVQLYIYPREPNAFRYTDQEFSGNQILIAVGTGLAPFLGFLAHKQLHKELATGQTWLYVGAKMPQAMVKQQQLLAWQKASILQSLRLCYSRHSTGEQPKYVQQLLEQDAQQLVELMQQPTTVLYVCADGAKITKCIEDGLRRCLQLGLKLDEMEATQWLKEMRAKGKYREDIWL; encoded by the exons ATGGTCGGCGTTGAGCATATAAATGCGCCACTTGTTGTGGACATTGACGCACATACGTTGACGGAATATGTGCCAGCTAAACCATTGGAAAGCAATCTCGAAGTGGTCTTTGGCTCCGCAGAGCAG GGTTCACTTAGAGCACGATTTGAGCCATGTGCTCAGCTGAATTGCGGGAATACCTTGAAATTTCCCTTTGCACGTGGTGCTTATAAGCCTACAGCAGTTACCATAAAAGATGCCCAAGTGCTTGTGGCCGCTGATGCAGCTACGGAGACGAAGCGTGTTGTGGAGCTTACGCTGGACACCGCAGCCCTTGGTCAATGGGACTATGCGCCCGGCGACACAGTGGCTATATTACCTAGCAACGCACCACAGATAGTGGCGCAGCTATTGCAGCGCCTGAATTTGAGCGAGCAGGCGGATAGCGTGTGCCATTTAAGCCTCGCCTTGAACTGCGCCAAGAAGAGTGCCAAAGTTCCCGGCCACATACCGGCAACAGCGACGCCACGCGAGTTACTAACACATTGTCTATCGCTGCACGCAGTTCCACAAAAACAGTTCCTTAGCGCTTTAGCGAGCTGCACCAGCGATTCGAAAGAGCGCTCTTTTCTGGCTAGTCTATCCTCGAAGCAGGGCGCGGCACACTATCAGACACTCATTTTGGAGCGTGGCTTATGCTTGTTGGATCTGCTGGAGCTATGCACCACCTGCCAGCCAACGCTGGCCTTACTGGTCGAGCATTTGCCACGCCTGCTACCACGCCCGTATTCCATAGCCAACAGTCCATTGGAATGCTCGCAGCAGCTGCGCATCATTTATTCTATACGCGCGAATAAGGCGGGCGTCACGACCAGCATGCTGGAGGCCAAGCGGGAATTGCATCGGGAGAAGCAGCAATCAGTCCAACTATACATTTATCCACGCGAACCGAATGCATTTCGTTACACGGACCAGGAGTTCAGTGGCAATCAAATACTCATAGCTGTGGGCACAGGCTTGGCTCCTTTTCTAGGCTTTCTGGCGCACAAGCAGCTGCATAAGGAGCTAGCGACAGGTCAAACATGGCTGTATGTAGGTGCCAAGATGCCCCAGGCCATggtaaagcagcagcaactgcttgCCTGGCAGAAGGCCTCAATCCTACAGAGTCTACGGCTGTGCTATTCCCGACACTCCACAGGAGAGCAGCCGAAATATGTGCAGCAATTGCTGGAACAGGATGCCCAGCAACTTGTGGAACTGATGCAGCAGCCCACAACTGTTTTATATGTGTGCGCCGACGGTGCCAAGATTACCAAGTGTATCGAAGACGGTCTGCGACGCTGCCTGCAGCTTGGCTTAAAACTAGACGAGATGGAGGCCACACAGTGGCTCAAGGAGATGCGGGCAAAGGGCAAGTATCGCGAGGATATCTGGCTATAA
- the Ttc1 gene encoding tetratricopeptide repeat protein 1 has protein sequence MAEKNVTDEEFQDALSEPVPSIQKVTTNSPKQDKLIDEIIEKNSKLRLEDDEAGAVGGKEEGNKDNNDDDENNSDRLELIHHDEELSLEELQLREKDLSAEELALNKEKADKLKLEGNELFKNGQAERAIELYTDALNICPSTNSKERAVLFGNRAAAKMKLEANKSAIYDCTKAIELYPEYVRALLRRAKLYEQEDRPDEALTDYKRVYEIDPGQREAREAQVRLPAYINERNEKLKTEMMSSLKGLGDMILKPFGLSTANFQMKQDPNSGSYSINFNQNNS, from the exons ATGGCAGAAAAGAATGTCACCGATGAAGAATTCCAGGATGCGCTCAGCGAGCCAGTGCCGTCCATACAAAAAGTTACAACAAATTCTCCGAAACAAGACAAATTGATTGACGAAATTATAGAAAAGAACAGCAAACTACGTCTGGAGGATGATGAAGCTGGCGCCGTGGGTGGCAAAGAAGAGGgcaacaaggacaacaacgATGACGATGAAAATAATAGTGATAGATTGGAATTGATTCATCACGATGAAGAACTTAGCCTGGAGGAGCTACAGCTGCGAGAGAAAGACCTCAGCGCCGAGGAGCTGGCACTAAACAAAGAAAAGGCCGACAAACTGAAACTGGAAGGCAATGAACTCTTCAAAAACGGTCAGGCCGAACGTGCCATTGAGCTCTACACTGATGCCCTGAATATTTGCCCCTCCACGAATAGTAAGGAGCGCGCTGTGCTGTTTGGTAATCGCGCAGCGGCCAAAATGAAGCTGGAAGCCAATAAATCGGCCATTTATGACTGTACGAAGGCAATCGAACTCTATCCGGAGTATGTGCGTGCGTTGTTGCG ACGTGCAAAGCTGTACGAGCAGGAGGACAGACCGGATGAGGCGCTCACAGATTACAAGCGTGTCTATGAAATTGATCCAGGTCAGCGTGAGGCACGAGAGGCCCAAGTACGTCTGCCTGCCTATATAAATGAGCGCAATGAGAAGCTCAAGACCGAAATGATGTCCAGCTTAAAGGGTTTGGGCGATATGATATTAAAGCCATTTGGCTTGTCCACCgcaaattttcaaatgaaacAGGATCCTAATTCAGGATCGTATTCCATTAATTTTAATCAGAATAATAGTTAG
- the ema gene encoding protein CLEC16A homolog, which yields MFRSRSWFGGPWGGRPKNRLSLEHLKYLYSILEKNTTVSESNRGLLVESLRCIAEILIWGDQHDSLVFDFFLEKNMLSYFLHIMRQKSGGSSYVCVQLLQTLNILFENIRNETSLYYLLSNNHVNSIMLHKFDFSDEDVMGYYILFLKTLSLKLNTHTIHFFYNEHTNDFPLYTEAIKFFNHPESMVRIAVRTISLNVYKVQNASMLRFIRDKTAAPYFSNLVWFIGKHILELDTCVRTDIDHQSKQKLSNLVAEHLDHLHYLSDILLLDITDLNAVLTEHLLHKLFVPLYIFSLTPAPPPPSLALVTQNLAAVLNRNVDIDIQEMHNPRVSSIVALYLLSLVFLVVNHAPLVHALAWVILNGDHSVFKEGAAEILNSYTEHREVVVPGFGEPHESLEQALDTVIGHTANYSGDAASEDSGVESTAATTTTPTSRHIETVAEAAATRLRNITDEEKQMLQQSTSTQAFTELAKPFLDTVLQALDCTENDYLALLSLCLIYAMSHNRGMKNEWFEQVLSKSMRGSFSYKTALIEHLLNIITHSSLPSSRIRLITVEIALELLLTFTKPVADEAPCITATQQGLLFSARNQSMVVLRNFYKSEDIFLDLFEDEYNEMCKAQLNVEFLCMDSNILLPPTGTPLTGIGFTRRLPCGEVEKARRAIRVYFLLRRTCQKFLNEKESLLPLTNVVNLVQVENVLDLNNSDLIACTVVSKENAKQRRFLVIDALQLILVEPDAKLLGWGVAKFVGFLQDVEVQGDKDDSRCLHITVHRGGVTHNRTPQLSAKFLFDDHIRCMAAKQRLTKGRSKARQKKMYQIAQLIEIPGQLESPLFPVCGTSTSCGNTRLAQKGANLTASRVPGFAAVLRGNNSAGISRTQMAQNRSIEGIRNESGSRSRRRSPNAGSSSSLSQRLGNAALDRDRSPSVSGGSHSSSQSRENSQARGSGNRSRESSPRMPRPRSEEIPLEDFQHSRNNSPHSRSAVANASPSSRSHTPSRVLHIDQVSVHSGSPREPSSLGTNALLSQLNGGVTIAREVLPAQSSEETSFIGNDVDVENRRKGRSNIETV from the exons ATGTTTCGAAGTCGTAGCTGGTTTGGCGGCCCTTGGGGTGGACGCCCCAAGAATCGACTGTCATTGGAGCACCTAAAGTACCTGTACAGTATTCTGGAAAAAAACACAACGGTATCGGAGAGCAACCGCGGTCTGCTGGTTGAATCATTGCGCTGCATTGCCGAGATTCTTATCTGGGGCGATCAACATGACTCCCTTGTGTTCGA CTTCTTTCTGGAGAAGAACATGCTCTCATACTTTTTGCACATTATGCGCCAGAAGAGCGGCGGGTCCAGCTATGTTTGCGTACAGTTACTCCAGACACTTAATATTCTCTTCGAGAACATCCGAAATGAGACATCCTTGT aTTATTTACTAAGTAATAACCATGTGAACTCTATAATGTTGCACAAATTTGACTTTTCCGATGAGGATGTCATGGGATATTACATACTCTTTCTGAAAACGCTGAGCCTCAagctaaacacacacacaatacatTTTTTCTACAATGAG CACACAAATGACTTTCCACTATACACGGAGGCTATTAAATTCTTTAATCATCCCGAGTCCATGGTGCGCATTGCAGTGCGCACAATTTCCCTGAATGTGTACAAGGTGCAGAATGCGAGCATGTTGCGTTTTATTAGAGACAA AACGGCGGCGCCCTACTTCAGCAACCTGGTTTGGTTTATTGGCAAGCACATATTGGAGCTGGACACCTGCGTGCGCACAGATATAGA TCATCAATCGAAACAGAAGCTTTCCAATTTGGTCGCCGAACATCTTGATCATTTACACTATTTGAGTGACATCCTGCTGCTGGATATTACGGATCTGAATGCCGTGCTCACAGAACACTTGCTGCACAAGCTGTTTGTACCCTTGTATATATTCTCGTTGACgccagcgccgccgccgccctcTTTGGCATTGGTCACGCAGAATTTGGCGGCTGTGCTGAATCGCAATGTGGACATAGACATACAGGAAATGCATAATCCGCGTGTTAGCTCAATTGTGGCGCTATATTTGCTATCGCTCGTGTTTCTGGTTGTCAATCATGCGCCGCTTGTGCATGCCCTCGCCTGGGTCATTCTAAATGGTGATCATAGCGTATTCAAAGAAGGCGCTGCCGAAATACTCAACTCCTATACGGAACATCGCGAAGTGGTGGTGCCTGGTTTTGGTGAGCCACACGAGAGTCTCGAACAGGCATTGGACACGGTTATAGGCCATACGGCTAACTACAGCGGCGATGCAGCTAGCGAGGACAGCGGCGTGGAGTCAACAGCTGCGACGACCACAACGCCCACAAGCAGGCACATAGAAACTGTTGCTGAGGCTGCAGCCACTAGGTTGCGCAACATAACCGACGAGGAGAAACAGATGCTGCAGCAGTCCACATCGACGCAGGCTTTCACTGAGCTAGCCAAGCCTTTTCTGGACACCGTGTTACAAGCACTTGATTGCACAGAGAATGATTATCTGGCGCTATTATCACTCTGCCTCATATACGCCATGTCCCACAATCGAG GCATGAAGAACGAATGGTTCGAGCAGGTGCTCTCCAAGTCCATGCGGGGCTCTTTTAGCTATAAGACTGCGCTAATTGAGCATCTGCTTAACATCATCACGCATTCCAGCCTACCAT CCAGTCGCATACGTTTGATCACAGTTGAGATTGcgttggagctgctgctgaccTTCACCAAGCCGGTTGCGGATGAGGCGCCATGCATAACGGCCACGCAGCAGGGTTTGCTCTTCAGTGCCCGCAATCAGTCGATGGTTGTGCTGCGCAACTTTTACAAATCGGAGGACATATTCCTAGATCTGTTCGAGGATGAGTACAATGAGATGTGTAAGGCACAGCTGAATGTGGAGTTTCTCTGTATGGACTCGAACATTCTGCTGCCGCCAACGGGCACGCCTTTAACAGGCATTGGCTTTACCCGGCGCCTGCCGTGCGGTGAGGTGGAGAAGGCCCGACGCGCTATTCGCGTGTACTTCCTGTTGCGTCGCACGTGTCAAAAATTCTTGAATGAGAAGGAATCGCTTCTGCCGCTGACGAACGTAGTAAATCTGGTGCAGGTGGAGAATGTGCTCGATCTGA ACAACAGTGACCTAATTGCCTGCACTGTTGTGTCAAAGGAAAATGCTAAACAGCGCCGTTTCCTGGTCATTGATGCACTGCAACTCATACTCGTGGAGCCCGATGCCAAGCTGTTGGGCTGGGGCGTGGCCAAATTTGTGGGCTTCCTGCAAGATGTGGAGGTGCAGGGTGACAAGGACGATTCACGCTGCCTGCACATCACAGTGCATCGTGGCGGCGTTACCCATAATCGCACGCCTCAGCTCTCTGCCAAATTTTTGTTCGACGATCATATACGGTGCATGGCGGCCAAACAGCGCCTGACCAAGGGTCGCAGCAAGGCGCGTCAGAAGAAAATGTATCAAATAGCACAGCTCATTGAAATTCCCGGCCAGCTGGAGTCGCCGCTGTTTCCAGTGTGTGGCACCTCAACAAGTTGTGGCAATACGCGCCTGGCGCAAAAGGGTGCAAATTTGACAGCGAGTCGAGTGCCCGGCTTTGCGGCTGTGCTGCGTGGTAACAACAGCGCGGGCATAAGTCGCACGCAGATGGCGCAGAATCGCTCCATAGAAGG CATACGGAATGAAAGCGGTAGCCGCTCACGACGACGAAGTCCCAATGCCGGCTCCAGTTCATCATTGTCGCAGCGCCTGGGAAACGCAGCTCTGGATCGTGATCGTTCACCTAGTGTCAGTGGCGGCAGCCACAGCTCCTCCCAGTCCAGAGAAAACTCACAGGCGCGCGGCTCCGGTAATCGCTCCCGTGAGAGCAGTCCGCGCATGCCAAGACCACG TTCAGAGGAAATCCCTTTAGAGGATTTTCAACATTCACGCAATAATAGTCCACACTCGCGCAGCGCTGTGGCCAATGCATCTCCATCCTCTCGTTCGCATACGCCCTCTCGCGTGCTGCACATCGACCAAGTATCGGTGCACAGCGGTTCGCCACGGGAACCGTCGTCTCTGGGCACGAATGCTTTATTAAGCCAACTGAATGGTGGCGTAACCATTGCCAGAGAAGTGCTGCCGGCACAAAGCTCCGAGGAAACATCCTTTATAGGcaatgatgttgatgttgagaACAGACGGAAGGGCCGAAGCAACATTGAAACggtttga
- the mRpS33 gene encoding small ribosomal subunit protein mS33, protein MSYKYSELIKLGTQYARRMNYLSNRIFGEVARTTNDKSMKVVRMFSEEPIQKRDYVVNWYPRHVETHLLMKNLRDYGLFRDEHQDFKEEMKRLRKLRGKAPPKKGEGKRATKK, encoded by the exons ATGTCCTACAAATACAGCGAGCTTATTAAGCTCGGGACACAGTACGCGCGGCGCATGAATTATCTGTCGAATCGCATATTTGGCGAAGTGGCGCGCACTACAAACGACAAATCTATGAAG GTTGTTCGTATGTTCTCAGAGGAGCCCATTCAGAAACGCGACTATGTTGTCAACTGGTATCCGCGACATGTGGAAACCCATTTGCTTATGAAAAATCTGCGCGATTATGGCCTATTTCGTGATGAGCATCAGGACTTTAAGGAGGAAATGAAACGCTTACGCAAGCTGCGTGGAAAAGCGCCGCCCAAGAAGGGCGAGGGCAAACGTGCAACAAAGAAATAG
- the LOC6629512 gene encoding uncharacterized protein, which translates to MFSSHRRLKRKTPAEGIDRREYIGHLVNEYYTSTNVEAQEQVTANLANFAYDPINWPHLHEAEALDVFVAALDTQNPNLQLHAVAALCNFCLDRGAAKFIIESIALIRGLFLRTEHADIVLHCLTLYYQLLSAGLGTKDQLITPALLKRVQYWRQASNDERVLCSQAQSKLRQVQVVKRFTQQDLETFAQFTGDYNFIHSKDMPVEERRVHGALLNAVVAGIIGTQLPGPGTVVLEQTFKFLKPCRIETDTLVTVRLLQARKIATVEYECRQHDDVVFAGHAKLLTRKADP; encoded by the exons ATGTTTTCTAGCCATCGTCGTTTAAAACGCAAGACTCCAGCGGAGGGCATAGATCGACGCGAATATATTGGCCACCTTGTGAACGAATATTACACCTCAACAAACGTCG AGGCCCAGGAGCAGGTGACCGCTAACTTGGCGAACTTTGCCTACGATCCGATTAACTGGCCCCATTTGCATGAAGCCGAAGCGTTGGATGTATTTGTGGCAGCTTTGGATACGCAGAATCCCAATCTACAGTTGCATGCGGTAGCGGCGTTGTGTAATTTTTGCTTGG ACAGAGGCGCCGCcaaatttataattgaaaGTATAGCTTTAATTAGAGGCTTGTTTCTGCGCACAGAGCACGCTGATATTGTGCTGCACTGCCTAACACTATACTATCAACTGCTGAGCGCGGGATTGGGTACCAAGGATCAGCTCATAACGCCAGCATTGCTGAAGCGCGTGCAGTACTGGCGCCAGGCATCCAACGACGAACGTGTT CTGTGCAGTCAGGCGCAATCCAAACTGCGACAGGTTCAGGTGGTAAAGCGCTTCACTCAGCAGGATCTTGAGACATTCGCACAGTTTACTGGAGACTATAACTTTATACACAGCAAAGACATGCCCGTTGAAGAACGGCGTGTACATGGTGCCCTGCTTAATGCAGTTGTGGCCGGCATCATAGGCACACAATTGCCAGGACCAGGCACTGTGGTGCTGGAACAAACCTTCAAGTTCTTGAAACCAtgtcgcatagaaacagacaccCTGGTGACTGTGCGTCTGCTGCAAGCGCGTAAAATAGCCACCGTGGAGTACGAGTGCAGGCAGCACGACGATGTGGTCTTTGCTGGCCATGCCAAATTGCTGACACGCAAAGCTGACCCTTAG
- the Fntb gene encoding protein farnesyltransferase subunit beta, with protein MWSSDELLFRNFTELKNLKFDDEKVSTTTSREQQKTEDSVEKCYDRFEQTQFLNPRVTQLNRIQHQQYLDLMLRNLPSNYECLDSSRPWCIYWILQSAQLLSFTFDEQTLDSVVQFLIKCRAPTGGFGGGPGQYAHLAPTYAAVNSLCIIGTQSAYRAIDRDSLIQFLFSVRDADGSYRLHVDGETDVRGAYCAISCAKLTNVPEPVLKELFAGTADWIASCQTYEGGFGGAPDLEAHGGYTFCGIASLALLNQANKCDKKALLQWTLRRQMSYEGGFQGRTNKLVDGCYSFWVGATIPITQATLVGSDKSMDQTLFDVEALQEYILLCCQKANGGLIDKPGKPQDLYHTCYTLSGVSIAQHSESAMHPQVLGDIINELLPTHPLFNIPPKSVAAALSYFSNNSNKDGNDSTWRTEN; from the exons ATGTGGTCGTCGGACGAGCTCCTATTCCGCAATTTTACAGAGCTTAAGAACCTGAAATTCGATGACGAAAAAGTATCCACAACAACATCCAGGGAGCAG CAAAAAACTGAAGATTCGGTTGAGAAATGTTATGATCGCTTCGAGCAGACACAATTCCTCAATCCTCGCGTGACGCAGCTAAACCGCATACAGCACCAACAGTATTTGGATCTGATGCTGCGCAATCTGCCATCGAACTACGAGTGCTTGGATAGCAGTCGTCCCTGGTGTATCTACTGGATACTGCAGTCGGCGCAACTGCTAAGCTTCACCTTCGATGAGCAGACCCTGGACAGTGTGGTGCAGTTTCTCATCAA ATGCCGCGCACCCACGGGCGGTTTTGGCGGCGGACCTGGTCAATATGCGCACCTGGCGCCCACCTATGCTGCCGTCAACAGCTTGTGCATCATTGGCACCCAGAGCGCGTATCGCGCCATCGACCGGGACTCGCTAATTCAATTTCTGTTCAGCGTGCGCGATGCGGATGGCTCCTATCGCCTGCACGTAGATGGTGAGACGGATGTGCGAGGCGCATACTGTGCCATATCCTGCGCCAAGCTCACCAACGTCCCTGAGCCGGTACTGAAAGAATTGTTTGCGGGCACCGCTGACTGGATTGCCAGCTGTCAGACGTACGAGGGTGGATTTGGTGGCGCGCCTGATTTGGAAGCACATGGTGGCTATACGTTTTGTGGCATTGCCAGTCTCGCGTTGCTCAACCAGGCTAATAAGTGTGACAAGAAAGCGCTGCTGCAATGGACACTGCGACGTCAGATGAGCTATGAGGGTGGCTTTCAGGGACGCACCAATAAACTAGTAGATGGTTGCTACTCGTTCTGGGTAGGCGCTACCATTCCGATAACACAGGCTACTTTGGTTGGCTCGGACAAAAGCATGGATCAGACACTTTTTGATGTTGAAGCACTACAGGAATACATTTTGCTTTGTTGCCAAAAGGCAAATGGAGGTCTGATCGACAAGCCCGGCAA GCCACAAGATCTATATCACACCTGCTACACGCTCAGCGGCGTTTCAATTGCACAGCACTCGGAATCCGCTATGCATCCACAAGTGCTGGGCGACATTATTAACGAACTACTACCCACCCATCCACTGTTTAACATACCACCGAAATCAGTCGCAGCAGCTCTAAGCTATTTTTCAAACAATTCCAATAAGGATGGCAACGACAGTACCTGGCGAACGGAGAATTAG